Proteins encoded in a region of the Pseudomonas sp. GOM7 genome:
- the pilP gene encoding type 4a pilus biogenesis lipoprotein PilP: MKFSRLALLVGFSVLAGCGASSDFSDLRTYMDEVRARPKGSIEPLPTFQPYESFTYRAASLRSPFQPPIKIDVVARQKGSKEIKPDESRVKQFLEGFNIETFEMVGTLRNDHELFALVSGAGGVHRVKVGDYLGRNNGKIIAIDDSKIEVMEIVPDGEGGWLERPRSLPLKERS; encoded by the coding sequence ATGAAATTCTCTCGCCTTGCTTTGTTAGTGGGTTTCTCCGTGCTCGCAGGTTGCGGTGCCAGTAGCGACTTCTCCGATCTACGCACCTATATGGATGAGGTGCGTGCCAGACCCAAGGGTTCCATCGAGCCGTTGCCGACCTTTCAGCCTTATGAAAGCTTCACCTATCGGGCCGCATCGCTGCGCAGCCCGTTCCAGCCGCCGATCAAGATCGATGTGGTGGCCCGGCAGAAGGGCTCCAAGGAAATCAAGCCTGATGAGAGCCGGGTCAAGCAGTTCCTCGAAGGTTTCAATATCGAAACCTTCGAGATGGTGGGAACCCTGCGTAATGACCATGAGCTCTTCGCACTGGTCAGTGGGGCGGGCGGCGTTCACCGTGTGAAGGTGGGTGATTATCTGGGGCGTAATAACGGCAAGATAATCGCGATCGACGATTCCAAGATCGAGGTGATGGAAATTGTTCCGGATGGCGAAGGTGGCTGGCTTGAGCGGCCGCGCAGCCTTCCCTTGAAGGAGCGCTCCTGA
- the pilQ gene encoding type IV pilus secretin PilQ, whose translation MNGSLSCLSAALLMAFLSSSALAANLQGMDVASLPGDRVELKLSFDEPVAVPRGYTIEQPARIALDLPGVANKLGAKNRELGAGNARSVTIVEAKDRTRLIVNLGTLAPYSTRVEGNDLYVLVGESTAAPASRPAVAATPVAPAPSKKVYGAPTRAVKNIDFQRGEQGEGNVVITLSDPSVSPDIQEQGGKIRLDFAKTELPESLRVKLDVKDFATPVQFVSATGTADKTSILIEPVGQYDYLAYQTDDKLTLSVKPLTQEDTERRSAERFVYKGEKLSLNFQDIDVRSVLQLIADFTNLNLVASDTVSGNITLRLQNVPWDQALDLVLKTKGLDKRQVGNVLLVAPADEIAARERQELEAQKQIAELAPLRRELIQVNYAKASDMAKLFQSVTSADGAADDRGSITVDDRTNSIIAYQTQERLDELRRIIAQLDIPVRQVMIEARIVEANVDYDKALGVRWGGSVRNGRWDVSGKDGVQAFDEDTGQRAGFVGTDEIGRTTLDDGLARLPFVDMGAQNSTSGIAIGYLGSSIVLDLQLSAMEKTGNGEIVSQPKVVTSDKETAKILKGQEVPYQEASSSGATSTSFKEAALSLEVTPQITPDNRIIMEVKVTKDAPDFARAINGVPPINKNEVNAKVLVNDGETIVIGGVFSNTQTRSVEKVPFLGDLPFIGRVFRRDVVADNKAELLVFITPRIMNNQAIAVNR comes from the coding sequence ATGAATGGCTCTCTTTCTTGCTTGAGTGCCGCCTTATTGATGGCGTTCTTATCGTCCTCGGCTTTGGCGGCTAATCTTCAAGGTATGGATGTCGCGAGCTTGCCGGGTGATCGGGTCGAGCTGAAATTGTCCTTCGACGAGCCTGTGGCAGTGCCGCGTGGCTATACCATCGAGCAGCCTGCGCGTATCGCCCTGGATCTGCCAGGCGTTGCCAACAAGCTCGGCGCGAAGAACCGGGAGCTTGGCGCTGGCAATGCCCGTAGCGTGACCATAGTCGAGGCCAAGGATCGCACGCGATTGATCGTCAATCTCGGCACCCTGGCGCCCTACAGTACGCGTGTGGAGGGTAACGATCTCTACGTGCTGGTCGGTGAATCCACTGCTGCCCCGGCCAGCCGACCGGCCGTGGCGGCCACCCCGGTCGCTCCAGCTCCGAGCAAGAAGGTCTATGGCGCACCGACCAGGGCCGTGAAGAACATCGATTTCCAGCGTGGTGAACAAGGTGAGGGAAATGTCGTCATCACGCTTTCCGATCCCTCCGTCAGTCCTGATATTCAGGAGCAGGGTGGCAAGATTCGTCTGGACTTCGCCAAGACCGAACTGCCCGAGTCCCTGCGCGTAAAGCTCGATGTGAAGGACTTCGCTACGCCGGTGCAGTTCGTCAGTGCGACCGGCACAGCCGACAAGACCAGCATCCTGATCGAGCCGGTGGGGCAGTACGATTATCTCGCCTATCAGACGGACGACAAGCTCACCCTGAGCGTCAAGCCGTTGACCCAGGAAGATACCGAGCGTCGCAGTGCCGAGCGCTTCGTCTACAAGGGCGAGAAGCTGTCGCTGAACTTCCAGGACATCGACGTGCGCTCCGTGCTGCAGTTGATCGCGGACTTCACCAACTTGAACCTGGTTGCCAGTGATACCGTTTCCGGCAACATCACCCTGCGTTTGCAGAACGTGCCCTGGGATCAGGCGTTGGATCTGGTGCTCAAGACCAAGGGGCTCGACAAGCGTCAGGTCGGCAACGTGTTGTTGGTTGCACCGGCGGATGAAATTGCCGCGCGCGAGCGCCAGGAGCTGGAAGCGCAGAAGCAGATTGCCGAACTGGCACCGCTGCGTCGTGAGTTGATCCAGGTGAATTATGCCAAGGCGAGCGATATGGCCAAGCTATTCCAGTCGGTGACCAGTGCCGATGGTGCAGCCGATGATCGTGGTTCCATTACGGTCGATGACCGAACCAACAGCATCATTGCCTACCAGACTCAGGAGCGTCTGGACGAACTGCGGCGCATCATTGCCCAGCTCGATATCCCGGTGCGTCAGGTGATGATCGAGGCGCGCATCGTCGAGGCCAATGTCGATTATGACAAGGCGTTGGGTGTGCGCTGGGGAGGCAGTGTGCGCAATGGCCGCTGGGATGTCAGTGGCAAGGACGGCGTGCAGGCTTTCGATGAAGATACTGGTCAGCGGGCTGGCTTTGTCGGTACGGACGAGATTGGTCGCACGACCTTGGATGATGGCTTGGCTCGACTTCCATTCGTTGACATGGGAGCACAGAACAGCACTTCCGGTATTGCGATAGGCTACTTGGGAAGTAGTATCGTCCTGGATCTTCAGCTCTCGGCCATGGAGAAGACGGGGAACGGCGAGATCGTCTCTCAGCCCAAGGTAGTCACCTCCGATAAGGAAACGGCCAAGATTCTCAAAGGCCAGGAAGTTCCCTACCAAGAGGCCAGCTCCAGCGGTGCTACCAGCACTTCGTTCAAGGAGGCGGCGCTTTCCCTTGAGGTCACCCCACAGATTACCCCTGATAACCGCATCATCATGGAGGTCAAGGTCACCAAGGATGCGCCGGATTTTGCCAGGGCGATCAATGGCGTACCGCCCATCAACAAGAACGAAGTGAATGCGAAGGTTCTGGTTAACGACGGTGAAACCATCGTGATTGGTGGGGTGTTCTCCAATACCCAGACCCGATCCGTCGAGAAAGTCCCTTTCCTGGGGGATCTGCCTTTCATCGGCCGTGTTTTCCGGCGCGATGTCGTCGCTGACAACAAAGCCGAGTTGCTGGTTTTCATCACTCCGCGCATCATGAACAACCAAGCCATTGCCGTGAATCGATGA
- the aroK gene encoding shikimate kinase AroK encodes MRNVILVGPMGAGKSTIGRLLAKELRLPFKDSDKEIEQRTGANIPWIFDVEGEQGFREREQSVIAELSRQDGLVLATGGGAVMRVENRQALHAGGRVVYLHASVEQQIERTARDRNRPLLRNANPAQVLRDLMAVRDPLYRELADIVIETDERPPRMVVQEILARLDMLPPR; translated from the coding sequence GTGCGGAATGTAATCCTTGTTGGCCCGATGGGCGCTGGAAAGAGCACCATCGGGCGTTTGCTCGCCAAAGAACTGCGTTTGCCCTTCAAGGACTCCGACAAGGAGATCGAACAGCGCACCGGTGCCAATATCCCCTGGATCTTCGATGTGGAAGGTGAGCAGGGTTTTCGTGAGCGCGAGCAATCGGTCATCGCCGAGTTGTCCCGGCAGGATGGTCTGGTGCTGGCCACTGGTGGTGGTGCGGTGATGCGTGTCGAGAATCGCCAGGCGTTGCATGCGGGGGGGCGTGTGGTCTATCTGCATGCCTCGGTTGAACAGCAGATCGAGCGCACGGCGCGTGACCGCAATCGCCCCCTGTTGCGCAATGCTAATCCGGCACAGGTGCTGCGTGATCTGATGGCGGTGCGTGACCCGCTGTACCGTGAACTCGCCGATATCGTCATCGAGACGGACGAGCGCCCACCGCGGATGGTCGTGCAGGAGATTCTGGCTCGGCTGGATATGCTACCGCCCCGTTAA